DNA sequence from the Hymenobacter psoromatis genome:
CCTCGCGGCCGAAAGGACTGAAATGGTCGCGCAGCTGCTTAGCCTTTATCCCGACTTCGGTTCCCTTCACGCTGACTTCCTGGTAGCGAAAGCTGCTACCCACCAGCACGCCCTTCGCATCGCGTTTCAACGTGGCCTCAATCTCCTTTTCCCTCAGGTGAGCTAGTAGCTTTTCGAGGGAGTTGATGCGCGGGTCGGCCAACGCGGCGGTGAGCACCTCACGCACGTAGCCGCGGGTCACCTGCTTGCTGGGGTCAAGGTCGTTTGTGGTGTGCCGGCGCTCGGGCAGTGGCTGCAACCCTAGCTGCTCCCGAATCTTCAGCGTGGCCTTCACATTACGGGCGTAGTTCTGGCTCGTGTCGAGCGCAGGTCCGCCGTCCATGGGCACGCGATTGATATAGATGTGCACATGGGGATGCTCCTTATCCTTATGCTCATAAACCGCTACTTGGTGTCGCTCTAGGCTCGCTCCCATCAGTTCGCAGTAGAGGGCTGCCGCCTTCAGCTTTTGCTCGCGGCTAACCTGCTCACCCGGGGCCCACGACAAAACCGTATGCCAAACCGGCTGCTGAATCCGGCTACTCATGCTGGCCACCGCTTGCATCTCGGCTGCAATTTGGTGCGCGTCTTGGCTACCAATATTAGCCACGCTCAGCAACTCTGATTGCTTGTTGGTACGGTCGGAACGCAGGCCTGCTCCGTACTCCAGGGCACCCGTAAAA
Encoded proteins:
- a CDS encoding relaxase/mobilization nuclease domain-containing protein, with protein sequence MIAKTVTGNDFTGALEYGAGLRSDRTNKQSELLSVANIGSQDAHQIAAEMQAVASMSSRIQQPVWHTVLSWAPGEQVSREQKLKAAALYCELMGASLERHQVAVYEHKDKEHPHVHIYINRVPMDGGPALDTSQNYARNVKATLKIREQLGLQPLPERRHTTNDLDPSKQVTRGYVREVLTAALADPRINSLEKLLAHLREKEIEATLKRDAKGVLVGSSFRYQEVSVKGTEVGIKAKQLRDHFSPFGREALRTADHVQSGATGPTHNASAVTPSASQAGPLLSFEEEGGQGGGTDDAEQNENTSKKRRRRRV